The following are encoded together in the Euwallacea fornicatus isolate EFF26 chromosome 29, ASM4011564v1, whole genome shotgun sequence genome:
- the Trx2 gene encoding thioredoxin-2: MVTHIKDKDDLQSKLSDAGNQLVVIDFFATWCGPCKIIGPKLDELAKEYPDIHILKVDVDECEEIAMDYNISSMPTFVFIKNKSVVLTFSGANYEKLKNSILENK, from the exons ATGGTCACCCACATTAAGGACAAG GATGATTTGCAATCAAAACTCTCTGATGCTGGAAACCAGTTGGTCGTCATCGATTTCTTTGCTACCTGGTGCGGGCCTTGCAAAATAATCGGACCGAAACTAGATGAGCTGGCTAAGGAATATCCCGATATTCACATTCTAAAG gtTGACGTAGATGAATGCGAAGAAATCGCCATGGATTACAACATTTCGTCCATGCCCACGTTCGTATTTATTAAGAACAAGAGCGTCGTTTTAACCTTTTCGGGCGCCAATTACGAGAAGTTGAAGAACagcattttggaaaataagtaa